The following nucleotide sequence is from Phycisphaerae bacterium.
CTTCATGGAGAGCATTCGTTGGATTTCGTAAAGCCTCTAGACTACTGGCGCCTTGACCATTTAGTTCCGCGGTTGCAATTCCCCAAACGTGGTCGAACCCACGGTAATAATTCGTTTGCTTAAAGTAAACCGCATCCGTCTCGATTTCCATTTTTCCACTCGCGGCTGAAATTGTCTCTCAATCTTGAAAAGAGTTGACGGCCGACTTACGCTCAATCCAACCACACGCTTTTTTGCTTCAACCGCTGCGGCACGTACGTCTCCGTCACGAAGCTGATGCTTTTCGTCAGCAGCGATTCCACCTCCATCTTGAAACCGTGCTTGAGCATCGTGTCGATCTCTTTGGCCCACTCCTTCTTGCCCTTGAACCACGGGTAATCGAGGATCTGCTTGGCCCGCTTGATGTCCTTGTCATCCACGGCGATCTTCACGTCGTCGGACAACTTGAATTCCTCGAAGTCGCGGCTGCGGATGCCGATCAGCCGGGCGTCGGGGATCGCCATCCGCTTCGACTCGAAGGCGAGGTTGATCGAGCCCTGCTTGATGACGCTGTAGATGTAATACCCCCACGGGTCGTTATCGAGCAGGCAATAGACCGGCAGCTTGAGTTCGTGGTGCATCCGGTAGAGCAGCCGGCGGACGCCGCGCGGGGGCTGACCGCCGCCGTGGGTGAGGATGCAGTTGCTCTTCTGCCAGAACTTATCCTCGTTGAAGCGCTGCCAGACCGTGCCTTTTTCGACGTGGAGGATGAACTTGGCCTCGCACTTGCGAAACGCGAAGACGTCCGGCTCGACGATGCTGGGGATGGAGAAGCCGCCCGCGCCCATGCGGCGCAGGTCGATCTCGTCGCCGCGGCTGACGATGGTGAGGTTGCCGGCGATGCTGCCGCGATTGTCGGCGAAGACGTGCAGTTCCTCGCGGAGCGATTCGAGCGAGACTTCCAGGTCTTCGATGATGGGGTCGCTCTCGGACTGCTCGTTGAAGGTCTTCTCGCTCGTGCCGGGGATGGTGTGCTTGGTCAGGTAGTAGAGACCGCGGATGCTGACCGTCTTGTCGGCGTCGATCAGTTTCTTGCAGCCGCTGGCGATGAGCACGGTCTGCATGAAGTTCTTGGCCTGGCCGAGGTTGAAGAAGGTCCGCGACTGGGCCTTGCTGCCCATTTCGATGATGCGCTTTTCGCGGTTGTACTTGGCGTTGGAGAGGGCGCGCAGGGGGATGTTGACCGCCGGGTCTTTCTTTTTTGACGCCGAGGCGACGACGCCTTCGGCGAGACCGATGATCTTTGCCGCGGTGGCGCTGCCTTTTGCTGATTTGGTTGAACGCTTTTTTGATTTGGTCTTGGCCATCCGTGGTCCCTCATGAACACTTGGTCGTACACGAATCTCGCCCGCTGGACGCCGCCAACGCGGCTATCCTATATTAACGATATCCGGCGCGGTTATCACATCGTCGTGTCAACCAATAGTCGCAGGGGAGTGAAAGTAATGACAGCCTACGACGATACACATCGATACTCGGAGACAGAGTGCTGGACCGCCTTCGAACGGCTGTTTCCGTTTGGATTCGCCGGAGAGGACGTGTTTCGCGAGATTGCCCCGGAGGGTTGGGAAAAATCACCTCTCCTTCCCACGTTCCATCCCTCCGTCCGGCAGGTCCATGACGAGTCCGTGCGAATACACCGAAACCTTCGCGAGCTTTGCAAGGGGAAGAACCCCGGCGACGACAAACCGGAGCCGACATTTGAAGAGACAGCGGCGTCCTATCAAGACCCGCCCATCGAACCGCAGCGGGAAATCTCGGAACTTGTCGGCAAGTGTCTGTGGGACGTTTTCTCCGACAACCACGAGGTGGTGGATCGCGATGGCCGAGTCGTTGACATTGGTTCGTTCCGAGGATCGGGCGGATTCATCGCCGACTTCCTCAATCGCCACGGAGGCCGGGACCATTATGACTACATCGATTTCTACATGGGGACGATTTGGATCGGTAGCCGAGCTGACCTGAAGCCGGTCTACAAGATGATCTTTAGACGGCTGAAGTCCAACGAGTTCGATTGGGTATATCATTTCCCCCGGCTCTACGCCGTCGATCTTCGCGGACTTCACAAGCAGCTTGGGGACGACAGTAAGCCGGATTGGGCGGATTACTCGCCGTCGGAGGCGTTCGCGAAAGAGCAAGAGGAGAAGGAAAAAAACAAGGAGATCACCGAGTTTCGAGAATCCCTCGATCAGGCAAATCGCGAGGCCGTTCAGGCCGCGCAGGAGTCGCCGCCGCCGGAGACCGTTACCGCCTTCGTAACGGTGTACGGCCGCGTCCCACGTGGCTGGCCGCCTGAGATCGAATACTGATACAACTCCCCGATTCGATTATACTTTCCGTCGTTTCGCTCCCTTTGGCACGCGAATTGCCATCCGATGGGTAGCGGATTTCATAAGGAGTACCACACCATGATGAAACTTCGACTATTCACCCCCGGTCCCACGATGGTCAGCCCCGAGGCCCTTTTGGAGATGGCGTACCCGCTCGACCACCACCGCACGAGCGGCTTCAAGGAGATGTTCAAGGAATGCACCGAGCTGTTGTCCTATGTCTATCAGACCAAGGCCCTGCCGCTGGTCCTGACGGGCAGCGGGTCGGCGGCGATGGAGGGGGCGATCCTCGGCTGCTGCAAGAAGGACGCGAAGACGCTCGTCTGCCATGCCGGAAAGTTTGCCGAGCGCTGGGTCAAGATCCTGAAACGCTTCAACCTGCCGCATGTCGAATACAAGCAGGAATACGGTCGCGGCTTCAAGTCCGAGGGCGTCACGGACCTGATCAAGAAGAACCCGGACGTGAAGGCCGTGATCTTCGTGCACAGCGAGACGAGCACATGCGCCCTCTCCGACGCGCAGGGGATTGCCAAGGTCTGCCGCGATCATGGGGCGCTGACGCTCGTGGACGGCATCACCTCCATCGGCGCGATTCCCTTCAAGATGGACGAGTGGGGCATCGATGTCGCCGTGACCGGCTCGCAGAA
It contains:
- a CDS encoding DNA topoisomerase IV subunit A, which gives rise to MAKTKSKKRSTKSAKGSATAAKIIGLAEGVVASASKKKDPAVNIPLRALSNAKYNREKRIIEMGSKAQSRTFFNLGQAKNFMQTVLIASGCKKLIDADKTVSIRGLYYLTKHTIPGTSEKTFNEQSESDPIIEDLEVSLESLREELHVFADNRGSIAGNLTIVSRGDEIDLRRMGAGGFSIPSIVEPDVFAFRKCEAKFILHVEKGTVWQRFNEDKFWQKSNCILTHGGGQPPRGVRRLLYRMHHELKLPVYCLLDNDPWGYYIYSVIKQGSINLAFESKRMAIPDARLIGIRSRDFEEFKLSDDVKIAVDDKDIKRAKQILDYPWFKGKKEWAKEIDTMLKHGFKMEVESLLTKSISFVTETYVPQRLKQKSVWLD
- a CDS encoding alanine--glyoxylate aminotransferase family protein yields the protein MMKLRLFTPGPTMVSPEALLEMAYPLDHHRTSGFKEMFKECTELLSYVYQTKALPLVLTGSGSAAMEGAILGCCKKDAKTLVCHAGKFAERWVKILKRFNLPHVEYKQEYGRGFKSEGVTDLIKKNPDVKAVIFVHSETSTCALSDAQGIAKVCRDHGALTLVDGITSIGAIPFKMDEWGIDVAVTGSQKALMLPPGLAFVAVSDRAWEVIESHDSPSFYNDLKAYRKSQKDNDVPWTPNNQLVKGLRYTLRQIKAEGIENVWKRTAQLAKATRAAAKALGLSIYAADPVDSVTGLNIPAGVDDDKWRKTMRSKYGIHVAAGQGELKGKMIRLNHMGYVDAVDTVGAIAAMEWTLAEQGYKFEMGAGVTAFVKAMGS